A window of Pyrobaculum aerophilum str. IM2 contains these coding sequences:
- a CDS encoding acetyl ornithine aminotransferase family protein, with the protein MPKWHWPISPDDVPKIVVEPPGPKALEIVKRDEELIMQSFARWYPLVIARGYGPVVEDVDGNLYVDFNSGIAVTNVGHAHPKVVEAIKRQAELFLHYSLTDFYYEIAVKLAERLVSIAPISGRKKVFFTNSGTESVEGVLKIARGYFKGQRPYVIAFLGAFHGRTYGSMSLTASKPVHRRHFSPLVPNVIHAPYPHPVRCPFKASDPEECGEYALAFIEDWIFKRLVDPSEVSLVIIEPIQGEGGYVVPPKNFIQGLRKLTQKHGILFAVDEVQTGFGRTGKWFAVEHFGVEPDLIATAKAIAAGLPLGAIIGRAEVMSLPRGAHANTFGGNPVAAAAALASIEVIEEEGLLHHAQTLGEELKKFFKDEVGEKHDVRGLGLMIGIELLDERKKPAGYLDEVLLKAFKRGVAVIGAGISTVRVAPPLVIPRDMALRAAALITEILRRYR; encoded by the coding sequence ATGCCTAAATGGCATTGGCCCATAAGCCCTGACGACGTGCCGAAAATTGTAGTGGAGCCTCCGGGCCCCAAGGCCCTTGAGATTGTGAAGAGAGATGAGGAGCTCATTATGCAGTCCTTTGCCAGGTGGTATCCGCTTGTCATCGCCCGGGGCTACGGCCCGGTCGTTGAAGACGTCGACGGCAATCTCTACGTTGACTTTAACTCTGGAATAGCCGTGACTAACGTGGGACACGCCCACCCCAAAGTAGTTGAGGCCATTAAGAGACAGGCAGAGCTCTTCCTTCACTATTCGCTCACAGATTTTTATTACGAAATAGCCGTGAAACTGGCCGAGAGGCTTGTGTCTATAGCTCCCATCTCGGGGAGGAAAAAAGTGTTCTTCACTAACAGCGGCACTGAGTCAGTTGAGGGCGTGTTGAAAATCGCCCGAGGCTATTTTAAAGGCCAGAGGCCCTACGTCATTGCGTTTTTAGGCGCGTTTCACGGGAGGACTTACGGCTCTATGAGCCTAACAGCGTCTAAGCCAGTCCACAGGCGGCACTTCTCGCCGCTGGTGCCCAACGTCATACACGCCCCATATCCCCACCCAGTCCGCTGCCCCTTTAAGGCGTCAGACCCCGAGGAGTGCGGCGAGTACGCCCTCGCCTTTATTGAAGACTGGATATTTAAAAGGCTTGTGGATCCCTCGGAGGTCTCCCTCGTGATTATAGAGCCGATTCAAGGCGAGGGGGGCTACGTCGTTCCGCCTAAGAATTTCATCCAGGGCCTTAGAAAGCTCACTCAAAAACACGGCATTCTCTTCGCCGTCGACGAGGTGCAAACGGGGTTTGGCAGAACGGGCAAGTGGTTTGCAGTAGAACACTTCGGAGTAGAGCCCGACCTAATCGCCACGGCAAAGGCCATAGCCGCGGGTCTCCCCCTCGGCGCAATTATAGGCAGGGCCGAGGTCATGTCGCTACCCAGAGGCGCGCACGCCAATACCTTCGGAGGGAACCCCGTGGCGGCGGCCGCGGCACTCGCCTCAATTGAAGTAATAGAGGAAGAGGGGCTGTTGCACCACGCCCAGACGCTGGGGGAGGAGCTGAAGAAATTCTTTAAAGACGAGGTCGGCGAGAAACACGACGTGAGGGGGCTGGGGCTTATGATAGGCATTGAGCTACTAGACGAGAGGAAAAAACCCGCCGGTTATCTCGACGAAGTGCTCTTAAAGGCCTTTAAGCGCGGCGTGGCGGTGATAGGCGCCGGGATATCCACAGTGAGAGTGGCGCCTCCCTTAGTTATCCCCCGGGACATGGCGCTTAGAGCCGCGGCCCTTATTACCGAAATCCTACGCCGCTATAGATAA
- the sufC gene encoding Fe-S cluster assembly ATPase SufC yields the protein MHRLQVENLRVAVSGKEILRGVTLSISTGEVVVLMGPNGSGKSTLFQAIAGNPKYEIIDGDILLDGESIKDLPPEERFARGIYVGFQSPIAVPEVRFAFLLQAMMNIRAGKKLTDPNPQVLAQAQKIAAELGLRPDVFNRGVGAGFSGGEFKRAEVLQALLLNPKFAILDEPDSGLDIDGISAVGKAVMRLASSGSGILISTHYARVLKFIKPTKVYVMAEGRVVLEGDENVIKRIEEVGYQSYFNEIKQAFGASL from the coding sequence ATGCACAGGCTACAGGTAGAAAACTTAAGAGTGGCGGTAAGCGGCAAGGAGATACTTCGGGGCGTAACCCTCTCCATATCCACGGGAGAGGTCGTAGTGCTCATGGGGCCAAACGGCAGCGGCAAGTCTACATTATTCCAAGCCATAGCCGGCAATCCAAAATACGAGATCATAGATGGGGATATACTGTTAGACGGCGAATCTATAAAAGACTTGCCCCCAGAGGAGCGATTCGCAAGGGGGATATACGTCGGCTTTCAGTCGCCAATTGCAGTGCCGGAGGTTAGGTTTGCCTTCCTCCTCCAAGCCATGATGAACATAAGGGCTGGCAAAAAGCTCACAGATCCAAACCCCCAAGTGCTGGCCCAGGCTCAGAAAATAGCGGCGGAGCTGGGGCTAAGGCCCGACGTCTTTAATAGAGGCGTAGGGGCGGGGTTCAGCGGCGGCGAGTTCAAGAGGGCAGAGGTATTACAAGCGCTGTTGCTAAATCCAAAATTCGCAATACTGGACGAGCCCGACAGCGGCTTGGATATTGACGGCATATCTGCAGTGGGCAAAGCAGTGATGAGACTTGCCTCCTCTGGAAGCGGGATTTTAATTTCGACACACTACGCCAGAGTGTTGAAGTTTATCAAGCCAACTAAAGTATACGTCATGGCCGAGGGACGCGTAGTCCTTGAAGGCGACGAGAATGTAATTAAGAGAATTGAGGAGGTGGGGTATCAAAGCTATTTCAACGAGATCAAACAAGCGTTTGGCGCCTCTCTGTAG
- the nucS gene encoding endonuclease NucS: protein MYVEAPTPDEAARLINSGRKLGIVIAVGVCEVFYTGRAAASLGPTRRLVILKRDGTLLVHEAEKAQPKIWNPPGSSTAAYVEGGKLVVKSIRSRPFETVRVIFDKVDFIAAFDVGATELTLVGSERDVVGALVKNPSIIEEGLEVVGVEVPTDVGHLDILARDKNGRYVIIEVKRDLATHEAVFQLARYVELYRRKGYDVRGILVAGDITASAYDYLKRYGLNFVKINPRELMVLTNKNPLNAK from the coding sequence ATGTACGTAGAGGCCCCGACGCCCGACGAGGCAGCGCGTTTAATCAACTCGGGAAGGAAATTGGGGATTGTGATCGCAGTAGGCGTTTGTGAAGTGTTTTATACAGGCAGGGCGGCGGCGTCGCTAGGGCCTACCCGCCGCCTAGTAATCCTCAAGCGGGACGGCACGTTGTTAGTGCACGAGGCTGAGAAGGCCCAGCCAAAGATATGGAATCCGCCAGGTAGCTCCACTGCGGCATATGTAGAGGGGGGCAAGCTTGTCGTTAAAAGCATAAGGTCAAGGCCTTTTGAAACAGTGCGGGTAATTTTCGACAAAGTGGATTTCATCGCGGCTTTTGACGTGGGCGCAACTGAGTTGACGCTGGTGGGGAGCGAGCGGGACGTAGTGGGGGCGTTGGTTAAAAACCCCTCAATTATTGAAGAGGGGCTTGAGGTAGTAGGGGTGGAGGTGCCGACAGACGTGGGGCATTTAGATATTCTGGCGCGTGATAAAAACGGGCGCTATGTAATAATTGAGGTTAAGAGAGATCTCGCGACCCATGAGGCGGTGTTTCAATTGGCTAGATACGTTGAGTTATACAGGAGGAAGGGATACGACGTGAGGGGGATATTAGTGGCTGGCGACATTACCGCCTCAGCATATGATTATTTGAAAAGATATGGATTGAATTTTGTAAAGATTAATCCGAGAGAATTGATGGTATTAACAAATAAAAACCCATTAAATGCAAAATAG
- the rnhA gene encoding ribonuclease HI — protein MRCIQLFFDGACEPVNPGGIGAYGFAAFDEGREAYGEGGVVCFGERWCTNNYAEYAGLVKALEWALAGGFDCVSAFGDSQLVVRQMLGLYAVRAPNLKPLHERALELSRGFRRFSISWVPREENSRADYYSKRAYCDFLKSRPDLRERYARWLATERQLELLRRLGVEVECLTKAEASRLIKKALANRGGT, from the coding sequence ATGCGTTGTATTCAATTGTTTTTTGACGGGGCTTGTGAGCCCGTTAACCCCGGCGGCATCGGCGCCTACGGCTTTGCGGCCTTTGACGAGGGGAGGGAGGCGTACGGCGAAGGCGGCGTTGTATGTTTCGGCGAGCGGTGGTGTACGAATAACTACGCCGAGTACGCGGGGCTTGTAAAGGCCCTCGAGTGGGCCCTCGCGGGGGGTTTTGACTGCGTCTCGGCCTTCGGCGACAGCCAGCTGGTGGTGAGGCAAATGCTGGGGCTGTACGCCGTGAGGGCCCCGAACTTGAAGCCCCTCCACGAGAGGGCCCTGGAGCTGTCCAGGGGGTTTAGGCGCTTTTCCATATCGTGGGTTCCCCGGGAGGAGAACTCCCGCGCCGACTATTACTCCAAGAGGGCTTACTGCGACTTTCTGAAGTCGAGGCCAGATCTCCGCGAGAGGTACGCCAGGTGGCTGGCCACTGAGAGACAGCTAGAGCTCCTCAGAAGGCTGGGCGTAGAGGTTGAGTGCCTCACCAAGGCGGAGGCCTCGAGGCTTATTAAAAAAGCCCTCGCCAATAGAGGGGGGACTTAA
- a CDS encoding ATP-binding protein: MESKFIDREAELQWLEEAYNSASAQLLVLYGRRRIGKTALAVRFLKGKRGIYHMCTYDSVEKNVKELLGKLADLTGLEYLRHLEPRFDVFLDVLARVSAGERVALVLDEFQYLVELDPSIPSVLQRAWDLSLSKTKVFLLLVGSSVGMIEERILSRKSPLYGRRTGSWKMGELPPGRIHELLPGWDPVDVFKAWAVVGGVPYYLSLFDANKSLEENLLRLFKKGGPLYEEPVFLLREELREPRVYVSILEAIASGRHALGEIADWAGLDRSKASKYLWVLQHLEIVRREVPVGKKRGLYYIWDNLFRFWFRFVYPNLSALEQGDVRPLQDGEALSQYFGEMFEEFIRRHSPSIFGVRLGKLIKGGVDIDLAGEIRGCRIYGEVKWSGDVDAEAVVRDLIRKAEGDVYIVIARGFKRRTANSYTLEEILDVLRRGGRIRLCDEKT, from the coding sequence GTGGAGTCAAAATTTATTGACAGAGAGGCTGAATTGCAGTGGCTAGAGGAGGCTTATAACTCCGCCTCGGCGCAGTTGCTCGTTTTATACGGCAGGAGGAGGATAGGGAAGACGGCGTTGGCAGTGCGGTTTCTCAAGGGGAAGAGGGGGATTTACCATATGTGTACTTACGACTCCGTTGAGAAAAACGTGAAGGAGCTCTTGGGAAAGCTGGCAGATCTAACAGGGCTGGAATATCTCCGCCACTTAGAGCCGAGATTTGACGTATTTTTAGACGTCCTCGCCCGGGTCTCTGCGGGGGAGAGAGTGGCATTGGTGCTCGACGAGTTTCAATACCTCGTGGAGCTAGATCCCTCAATCCCCTCGGTATTGCAAAGAGCTTGGGATCTCTCTCTGTCTAAAACGAAAGTCTTTCTGCTCTTAGTGGGGTCAAGCGTGGGGATGATTGAGGAGAGGATTTTATCGCGCAAATCGCCCTTATACGGCAGGCGCACTGGGAGTTGGAAAATGGGCGAGTTGCCCCCAGGGAGGATACACGAACTACTCCCCGGCTGGGATCCCGTTGATGTGTTTAAGGCGTGGGCCGTAGTCGGAGGCGTGCCGTATTACCTATCTCTGTTTGACGCAAATAAGAGCCTTGAGGAGAATTTGTTGCGGCTTTTTAAAAAGGGAGGTCCCCTATACGAAGAGCCGGTGTTTTTATTAAGAGAGGAGTTGAGAGAGCCCCGTGTGTATGTGTCCATACTTGAGGCCATTGCCAGCGGGAGACATGCCTTGGGCGAAATAGCAGACTGGGCCGGGCTGGATAGGAGCAAGGCGTCTAAGTATCTCTGGGTCCTCCAGCACCTGGAGATTGTGCGCCGAGAAGTCCCCGTGGGTAAGAAGAGGGGGCTATATTACATCTGGGACAACCTCTTCCGGTTTTGGTTCCGCTTTGTCTACCCAAACCTCTCCGCGTTAGAACAGGGGGATGTAAGGCCTTTGCAAGACGGAGAAGCCCTCTCTCAATACTTCGGCGAGATGTTTGAAGAATTTATAAGGCGCCATTCGCCGTCTATATTCGGCGTGAGGCTGGGCAAGCTCATAAAAGGCGGCGTCGATATCGACTTGGCGGGGGAGATCCGCGGCTGTAGAATATACGGAGAGGTGAAATGGTCTGGGGATGTTGACGCAGAGGCCGTGGTGAGAGATCTCATTAGAAAGGCGGAGGGAGACGTCTATATAGTAATTGCCAGGGGGTTTAAGAGGAGGACTGCCAACTCCTACACGCTTGAGGAAATTCTAGACGTCTTAAGGAGGGGCGGCAGGATAAGGCTTTGCGATGAGAAGACTTAA
- a CDS encoding PaRep2b protein: protein MYLLADQLDALRKFKPLKDAIDQWREGKPAAQRTQSPGV from the coding sequence GTGTACCTCCTTGCAGACCAGTTAGACGCCTTGCGCAAGTTCAAACCGTTGAAAGACGCCATTGACCAGTGGAGAGAGGGGAAGCCGGCCGCTCAACGTACGCAAAGCCCCGGGGTTTGA
- a CDS encoding ATP-grasp domain-containing protein — protein sequence MKIGIVRPYEVEFNLGDVADLEEAIKKRGHIPIRIYVDMLEVRIGGGGVAVRQAVGRGQPEEVDVPGAILRHLGIFRDFEQFLYRVWAARALEESGAYVMNPVLPWVVAGDKMAALMKLAKAGLPVPPTVVTENMFVGYRAVAEFGRAVVKQMRGAMGYGVFLVDNPDVAFHIFSALVNLNKPIYVQKFLEKGSGDYRVVVVGGRVIGAEYRRGEGWKTNVAQGAKPEPARATPQMEELAVRAVEALGLDYGGVDIAETSDGYYILEVNPTMSWQGFKQATGINPAEHIVDYLLEKIKK from the coding sequence ATGAAAATCGGCATAGTTAGGCCGTACGAGGTCGAGTTCAACCTCGGGGATGTTGCCGACTTAGAAGAGGCGATTAAAAAACGTGGCCACATCCCCATTAGGATATACGTGGACATGTTAGAGGTCAGGATTGGGGGCGGGGGAGTTGCAGTGAGGCAGGCGGTTGGCAGAGGCCAGCCTGAGGAGGTGGACGTGCCCGGGGCAATTCTGCGCCACCTGGGCATATTCCGCGACTTTGAGCAGTTCCTCTACAGAGTGTGGGCGGCGAGGGCCTTAGAGGAGTCCGGCGCCTACGTCATGAACCCAGTGTTGCCGTGGGTTGTCGCCGGCGATAAAATGGCCGCGCTTATGAAGCTGGCAAAGGCCGGCCTCCCGGTGCCGCCGACAGTAGTGACGGAGAACATGTTTGTGGGGTACAGAGCAGTCGCCGAGTTCGGCAGGGCTGTGGTTAAACAAATGAGAGGCGCCATGGGCTACGGCGTTTTTTTAGTGGATAACCCAGACGTGGCTTTTCACATTTTTTCGGCGCTTGTCAATTTGAACAAGCCCATATACGTCCAGAAATTCCTCGAAAAGGGAAGCGGCGACTACCGCGTGGTGGTTGTGGGAGGCCGCGTAATAGGCGCGGAGTACAGAAGGGGGGAGGGGTGGAAGACGAACGTGGCCCAGGGGGCTAAGCCCGAGCCCGCCAGAGCAACCCCCCAAATGGAAGAGCTGGCGGTAAGGGCCGTGGAGGCGCTCGGCTTAGACTACGGCGGAGTCGACATCGCCGAGACGAGCGACGGGTATTACATACTTGAGGTAAACCCCACTATGAGCTGGCAGGGCTTTAAACAAGCAACGGGGATAAACCCGGCTGAGCACATCGTGGACTACCTTCTAGAGAAAATAAAGAAATGA
- a CDS encoding mechanosensitive ion channel family protein, translating into MLLQFGIDWGQLLRDIIAYGIQGIIAIIIILVAWAIGSVIGRAVNRLIERTGLEKAFDRTDVGKAFRAAGIDLSNLIGMLITAFVVVIGIVVALGYLRIGGEAGVLVAQVAEYLPRLIGGIILLTAGLILVALLTDYIGKLLTGLFPKQFVEIGEMLRNLLLIGLIALIVSIALDLMLFTGPLVYPLILGTVIIGAGIFIGHTVVRNIIEDHPEFASAAPYAKFLVYLIFLMVGLGAIFANFPQAAHVIQNVAWGIAIAAALLLVPVIYTLAKKMAGETKG; encoded by the coding sequence ATGTTGCTACAATTTGGAATAGATTGGGGGCAATTGTTGCGCGACATTATTGCCTACGGCATACAGGGCATTATCGCAATAATAATAATTCTTGTGGCTTGGGCAATAGGCTCGGTGATAGGCAGGGCTGTAAATAGGCTAATTGAGAGGACTGGGTTAGAGAAGGCGTTTGATAGGACGGACGTGGGCAAGGCCTTTAGAGCAGCTGGAATAGATCTGTCTAATCTAATTGGAATGCTAATTACGGCATTTGTTGTAGTTATAGGTATTGTTGTTGCATTAGGTTACCTGAGGATAGGGGGAGAGGCCGGCGTATTGGTAGCGCAAGTTGCTGAGTATCTGCCGAGACTTATTGGCGGTATAATACTACTCACAGCTGGTCTCATATTAGTAGCGCTTTTAACCGACTACATTGGTAAACTCCTGACAGGTCTCTTTCCCAAACAGTTCGTTGAAATAGGCGAAATGTTGCGCAACCTCTTGCTCATCGGCCTCATCGCATTGATAGTGTCCATTGCGCTTGACTTAATGTTGTTCACCGGGCCTCTCGTGTACCCGCTTATTCTCGGCACTGTGATTATAGGTGCAGGCATATTCATAGGACACACAGTAGTTAGGAACATCATAGAAGATCACCCAGAATTCGCCAGCGCTGCGCCGTATGCCAAATTCTTAGTTTATCTGATATTCTTAATGGTAGGCCTAGGTGCAATATTTGCCAACTTCCCACAAGCCGCACACGTGATTCAAAACGTGGCATGGGGCATCGCCATTGCCGCCGCATTGTTGTTAGTACCGGTTATTTACACGTTA
- the sufB gene encoding Fe-S cluster assembly protein SufB: MQEFQNIHATISHVESVEEVLGIEKKFSYQVELKGRITKDMVEEISRLKGEPDWMRRLRLRMLELFEKLPTPKWVRAVQEIDLEALVHYAKPQTETVSSWDQLPKEIREYYEKLGLPEIEAKALLGLGAQFDSEIIYFNLKKKLQEKGVIMLPMEEAVRKYPDLVQRYFMRVFPPEHKFAALHGALWSGGVFIYVPPGVRIEQPLETFFFIGQSMESQMEHSIVVADKDAYVHWIEGCSAPRLLKYSFHNGMVEGYAHEGATLKITTVQNWSRNVVNFNNKRAIAEARAKVHWVEGSIGSKTTYTFPSTVLKGEGASTEIVGITAAKGTYWKENGAKVWHLAPRTSSRVVNKSISAEGGVAVYRGIVHVQRGAKYAKSHVQCDSLVLDKDSATLTVPHDQVFEETAVVTHEATASTISEEKLAYLRARGFTEDDAKAAIVLGFVGDILKDLPFEYAVVLGRVIELEFGKLSKVG; this comes from the coding sequence ATGCAAGAGTTCCAGAACATCCACGCCACAATTAGCCACGTGGAGTCTGTGGAGGAGGTGCTGGGCATTGAAAAAAAGTTTTCGTATCAAGTTGAGCTAAAAGGCCGCATTACAAAGGACATGGTGGAGGAGATCAGCCGCCTCAAGGGAGAGCCGGATTGGATGCGCCGGTTGAGGCTGAGGATGTTAGAACTGTTTGAAAAATTGCCGACTCCGAAGTGGGTAAGGGCAGTGCAAGAAATTGATCTAGAGGCGCTTGTCCACTACGCCAAGCCCCAAACCGAGACTGTCTCGAGCTGGGATCAACTGCCCAAGGAGATTAGGGAGTATTACGAGAAACTAGGCCTGCCCGAGATTGAGGCTAAGGCATTATTAGGCCTTGGGGCGCAATTTGACAGCGAGATCATATACTTCAACCTCAAGAAGAAGTTGCAAGAAAAAGGCGTAATTATGCTCCCCATGGAGGAGGCGGTGAGGAAATACCCAGATTTAGTACAGCGGTATTTCATGAGGGTATTCCCGCCGGAGCATAAATTCGCTGCGTTGCACGGCGCCTTGTGGTCAGGGGGCGTGTTCATTTACGTTCCGCCTGGCGTCAGAATTGAGCAGCCCCTCGAGACCTTCTTCTTCATCGGCCAGTCCATGGAGAGCCAAATGGAGCACTCCATTGTGGTGGCAGACAAAGACGCGTACGTCCACTGGATTGAGGGCTGTTCGGCGCCCCGCCTGTTGAAATACTCATTTCACAACGGCATGGTAGAGGGATACGCCCACGAGGGCGCCACTTTGAAGATAACCACAGTACAGAACTGGTCTCGCAACGTAGTGAATTTTAACAACAAGAGGGCTATAGCTGAGGCGAGGGCCAAGGTGCACTGGGTAGAGGGCTCTATTGGAAGCAAGACTACTTACACGTTCCCCTCCACTGTTCTCAAGGGAGAGGGCGCCTCCACTGAGATCGTGGGCATTACCGCCGCCAAGGGGACATACTGGAAGGAGAACGGGGCTAAGGTGTGGCACCTAGCGCCTAGGACTAGTAGCAGAGTGGTGAACAAGAGCATCTCGGCGGAGGGGGGCGTGGCGGTGTACAGGGGGATTGTGCACGTACAGAGAGGCGCCAAATACGCCAAATCCCACGTGCAGTGCGACTCGCTAGTCCTCGACAAAGACTCAGCCACGCTCACAGTGCCCCACGACCAAGTATTTGAAGAAACCGCAGTAGTCACCCACGAGGCCACCGCCTCGACAATTTCAGAGGAGAAGTTGGCCTACCTCCGCGCCAGGGGGTTCACCGAAGACGACGCCAAGGCCGCAATAGTGCTGGGCTTCGTCGGAGATATACTTAAGGACCTGCCCTTTGAATACGCCGTGGTGCTCGGCAGAGTAATAGAGCTTGAGTTCGGCAAGTTATCTAAAGTCGGTTAA